AAACTGCATAAAAATGAATTCTAAAAAACTTAAGATATTAAAAAGAGTTTCTTAAGTTTGATTGTTATTATagatattcatataatttttcttattttttatttacaactttttttttatgagtatggataatttgttgattaatataataattaatgagtcaaaattgtaaataaaaaatatatgtggcTGCTAAGAATGATTATGAGATGGTtcaaatatgtattatatagttggtttgatattttattatatttataaattatatatataaaaagttattaagtataatgatattttaaattaattatttagtgaATGGTTATTACTTATTAACTAGGTGAATCCTTAAAAATGATGTCTTTTACATCTAGGGTAGAATCCTTATGAGTTTTTTCTGGGAGGTCTAAAGCACTTATGTAATCCGTTTTTGATCAATATAAAATGAGATGGTTCAccaatatatttaacatattttattatattagtttagtattaatattttaaaattattaattatttttatatataagtaaataaaaaaccataaaatataataaatatgtaatatatatatatatattcaaataataaaataaaaattataaattaaaaatcatattttatcatattttaaatagttaatatttatcattttaatttatattttctgataaatttatatttttttttacatcttatcataaaagaaaatgagtcAATTCATCAGtgatttgaattaaaaataaacttatttttttattccttcTCACCTTTTTCTAGCTTTCCTTTTCTAACTATATTTAtaaggagtgatagagtgagggaatttaatgagggaatttggtgagggaatgacgtggcattaCCTTAATtagttcaaaaatataaaagtgagaggaaagagtgaaaagagagaaattatttgattttttcagcgaataagattatgccacgtcattccctcaccaaattccctcaccaaattccctcacttaatcatttctcattttgttatttgtaaatttaatgaattaataaaaaaataaataatttttttatattaattataaataaacaaaattaataatttaaaatttattttttaaaaaatcaacatcaatataataataataataaccaaaacaattcaagaattaataaattttaaaaataaaaatttaatttatatatatattaaaataataagtatttattatatattttaaaaatacaaatatcacatatatatatatatatatatatatatataataaagtttaaataattaagtaaggATTTGtacttttcttttatattaatttatttatgtatttttattttagtaataaatataaataaaattcaaaattcaaaatttatttaaaacattattaaaaaattaacattatatataatcaacctaataaggttaaaatatatgtttatttaatttggttaattttttttaactaatatattatatagtataaattttttttttttttagaaaatagttatAGGGAGAAATCCTATATTAATATAGGAGCATCTCTCCCGGCTCTAAAGAATGCTGGTTTGTAAGTTTTATGTCATAATTactttacttatttaattatttgatttacctcgcataattttattaatgttatattttgagAGCATGAGAATTTATACAAATTAGtaaattacaatttattataCGAAATTACATGATATATTGacttattaaatcaaataataactaACATTCAAACTcgtcttttatttgtttttcaaaaaaacaaatttgattgAGCCGGTTGGAAAATAACTCTAATtggatttgaagaaaaatgttattaaatttgttaatatatataatcaatatatatttcattcaaatcaatatttaaattaggtatttaaaataaatatttttttttttaaaattttatctcaattaatattcgaattagatatttaaaacaaaataactttttaaataaattttattttgtccaAATCTATTTGTTCGTTTTCAAactttaacattattaatagaataaaaaaaatagttaaaactaggtgatatttataaataaattatcaatgttattaatttaactgCCTAATTATAGCTAGTTGAGATATTTgctaattaatttcataaaatcgGTAGTCAAAACCCTTAATTTGTTAAAActtgataattaaattagtgatattataattttgttaatttatctataaatgatacataaataataagttaattatatttaaaattgttaaaaaaaaaaccttattttgtataattttatgaataaataatttgcATGTCCATTCAAAACATTGTCATTTAAAGGAGTTAGGCtagttattcaaattttaatttaataataaactcatttaaaaatattatttatttatgcttTTATTCACAATTTTAATCACAATCAAGTATTTTAAGACTCAATTTAACTagagaattaatttttattttataaatgaatataaaataatatttaaataaatagtatttttaaaatgagtttacctaattaattagcaaatcaaaatttaaactGAACTATTGAACGagcattataaaatattgtccCATTTTTTATTATCGTCTTAAATTTTAGCCATCATTATCCAAATACCAACATGCATGTTTATTGAATACACATAATCAAGTATTGTTTTTGGTTACATCATTAGGATTACCATCTATTTCCAAAATTGAAGCTATCAATTAGGACCTTCTAGTCTAAGTCCATGTCCAGGTCCAACATTAGGGTTACTTGAGCGAGAAGAACCGTCCCTTCCTCTTTTGCCATTCATCACATTCGAAGGTCCATGCGACCCAACTGCATCGTGGGCCTGCAAAACTGGATGGCCCATTGGGTCTAGAATTGGCCCCAAAGTCATGATGGGTCGTCTCGTCATCCCCAATGACTCCGCCTCACGATAACGGAACATGTAAAGGGAAAGTGTGTTAACATAATTATCAAACCCTAGTTTGGCCATGGACCGCATAATGTCATCGGTGATAATCGTTCTACGACTCTCACTCTGACAATGCATGTTAGCTTCGGCAGTTATCAGGCTAATGAATTTTGAGACACAGTGTTGAACAATCTTCTTCACATCGTCATCAATCTTTCCATGTGGCGGTACCACATGCCGCATGATCCTCAACACATTCGACACGGGTATGAATAGCTCTGTTGGTGGCGCCGCAGAAgctgaaataaaaaaatcatcgttttttaataattaaataaataaatttaacaaaattcatATACCCAAATCAATGAACTACATTTCggtaaataattttagaaagtaACTAAAGGAGATTCAAGTTTATAGATTTAATCTACCTCTTGAGCTTGAACCCTTGTTCTCCATAGTTAAGTTGGTAAAATTCTAATATCAAATCTAAGGTAATGTCATTATTTTATAGctcattttatcaatttaatgcTAGATACCAAGTAATCTTACTTTTGTACATTTTACTCAATTTGATTGGTTTCAAGAATatccataataaaaaaaagtaagatgaattaaatattatccctatttatttaatttttatatctatccacgttaaaataaattaaaatacagaCAAAAGTTCTTAACCAATTATCTTATTGTTAtccaatttaatatttatattttaagggtacaatttcaattttttagggattttatttttatttgattatgggTATTAGTTTGTATAGAAAATGTTTTATTTCTATTAGAAGTTAAAGTTTTTCAgttgtttaaaatttagaattaatacattttgaattaagtaatttattaatttgcaaCAAATCATTCTAGATAGTTTAATTTATGTGATAATAAGTTTCGACTAATTGATTTATAGATTTCATGTTCTTTAACtaaaatagttattataatatttattttttagaattattatgcACATCAATtaattaccatatatatatataaagtaaaataatttgaagaatatatatataaaaaagcaATAGTAGATCTTAGTTCCTAATTATCTCATTTTGTTTAGTCactttctactttttttttttttttgcttcttTCTTAATATCGATAACTTTCCTCAACTAATTAAAGTTtctaataaatcaaaaattgAATGAGATCATTTTTACACTGGGTTTGGAGTAATCTATCttataatatgatattat
This is a stretch of genomic DNA from Impatiens glandulifera chromosome 4, dImpGla2.1, whole genome shotgun sequence. It encodes these proteins:
- the LOC124934830 gene encoding nuclear transcription factor Y subunit B-4-like: MENKGSSSRASAAPPTELFIPVSNVLRIMRHVVPPHGKIDDDVKKIVQHCVSKFISLITAEANMHCQSESRRTIITDDIMRSMAKLGFDNYVNTLSLYMFRYREAESLGMTRRPIMTLGPILDPMGHPVLQAHDAVGSHGPSNVMNGKRGRDGSSRSSNPNVGPGHGLRLEGPN